One Luteibacter sp. 9135 DNA segment encodes these proteins:
- a CDS encoding histidine kinase famiy protein codes for MDHPEHDIFFAAVQTTRMPMIVTNPGLPDNPIVFANEAFIRMTGYSSAELLGQNCRFLQGKDTDMDTVAEIRKAVEERREIATEILNYRKDGATFWNALFISPVYDRAGKLIYFFASQLDISRRRDAEDALRQAQKMEALGQLTGGIAHDFNNLLQVITGYLEGIGMTASRPEPDVDRIQRQVDSAQKAVKRAATLTQQLLSFARKQRLDGRTVNANSLISGMHDMMLRVLGEAADIRLDFDDDLRLCRIDPTQGEVALLNIVINARDAMAGRTGQVITIGTRNVSIGPSDGRSFSDLRPGDYVEISVTDTGNGMPPDVIQRVMEPFFTTKEEGRGTGLGLSMVYGFARQSGGGVHIYSEEGVGTTVRLFFPAASADIHHPIEKRPDPTVERRGHERILVVEDREDVAELARDILEENGYTVHVATQALEALAYLDEGRKFDLLFTDLIMPGGMNGVMLARKVRERLPRVRVLLTTGYADSSIERQDAGGKEFDIIHKPYGRAELARKIRIVLEGHTGVS; via the coding sequence ATGGACCATCCCGAGCACGACATCTTCTTCGCTGCGGTGCAGACCACCCGCATGCCGATGATCGTGACCAATCCCGGCCTGCCTGACAACCCCATCGTCTTCGCCAACGAAGCGTTCATCCGCATGACCGGGTATTCCTCGGCCGAGCTGCTGGGCCAGAATTGCCGATTCCTGCAGGGCAAGGACACGGACATGGACACCGTGGCCGAGATCCGCAAGGCGGTGGAGGAGCGGCGCGAGATCGCCACGGAGATATTGAACTATCGCAAGGACGGCGCGACGTTCTGGAATGCGCTGTTCATTTCACCCGTCTACGACCGTGCCGGCAAGCTGATCTATTTCTTCGCGTCCCAGCTGGACATCAGCCGGCGGCGCGATGCGGAAGATGCCCTGCGCCAGGCGCAGAAGATGGAAGCCCTGGGGCAGCTCACCGGCGGTATCGCTCACGATTTCAACAACCTGCTGCAGGTCATCACCGGCTACCTCGAGGGCATCGGCATGACCGCGTCGCGCCCGGAGCCCGATGTCGACCGCATCCAGCGCCAGGTGGATTCGGCACAAAAGGCGGTGAAGCGTGCCGCGACGCTCACTCAGCAATTGCTGTCTTTCGCACGAAAGCAACGGCTGGACGGCCGGACCGTGAACGCCAACTCGTTGATCTCGGGCATGCACGACATGATGCTGCGCGTGCTTGGCGAGGCCGCCGACATCCGGCTCGATTTCGACGACGACCTGCGTCTTTGCCGCATCGATCCCACCCAGGGCGAGGTGGCGCTGCTCAACATCGTCATCAATGCACGCGACGCCATGGCCGGCCGCACCGGCCAGGTCATTACCATCGGTACGCGCAACGTCAGCATCGGGCCGTCGGACGGGCGCTCCTTCAGCGACCTTCGCCCGGGCGACTATGTCGAGATATCCGTAACCGACACGGGCAACGGTATGCCGCCTGACGTGATCCAGCGCGTCATGGAGCCCTTCTTCACCACCAAGGAAGAGGGAAGGGGCACCGGCCTGGGGCTATCCATGGTGTACGGCTTCGCACGCCAGTCCGGCGGCGGCGTGCACATCTACTCGGAAGAGGGCGTGGGAACCACCGTGCGCCTGTTCTTCCCGGCGGCCAGCGCGGATATCCATCATCCGATCGAGAAGCGTCCCGACCCCACCGTGGAGCGCCGCGGTCACGAACGCATCCTGGTCGTCGAAGACCGCGAGGACGTGGCCGAACTGGCGCGCGATATCCTCGAGGAGAACGGCTATACCGTGCACGTGGCCACGCAGGCGCTGGAGGCACTCGCCTATCTTGACGAAGGCCGCAAGTTCGACCTGTTGTTCACGGACCTGATCATGCCCGGTGGCATGAACGGTGTGATGCTGGCCCGGAAGGTGAGGGAGCGGTTGCCGCGCGTGCGCGTGCTGCTGACGACGGGCTATGCCGATTCGTCGATCGAGCGCCAGGATGCCGGCGGCAAGGAGTTCGACATCATCCACAAGCCGTACGGGCGCGCGGAACTGGCAAGGAAGATTCGTATCGTCCTGGAGGGGCACACGGGCGTCAGCTGA